The following nucleotide sequence is from Dialister pneumosintes.
GCTTGGCGGATAGAACGAGCGAATCCTGCACGGTATACTAAGTTGTCCAATCTTGTTTCAAGGAGAACAAGCAAGTTGGTACCAACGACGCCGCTCATACGTCTTGCTTTATCATAATAGCGATAGAACTGTCTTTCAAGAACATTGTACATCGCTTTCACTTTTTGTTTTTCTGTGAGCTGCATGCCGTATTCAGATTGTTTCTTCTGACGAGCTTCAGCCGGTTGCCGTTTTAACGCTTTCGCATGGCCATAAATGTTAAGTCCAAATCGTCTGCTGGTCTTAAAACGGGGATTTCTGTTTGTTGCCATTGTGTAAGTCACCTCTTCTATAAAATTATATACTATTCCGGAATTGAAATAGCTTACATATTATCTCATTTAGTATATATATTGTCAAATTTTTGAAAATTGAGAATAAAATAACAGTATGATAGCATAAAAAGGTATGCATATTTTTATAAACGATTTTTGCAGAAATATTTTGTATTATATAATAAAATGGTAGAGAATATAATAATTGGAAGATAAGGAGGAAAGGAAATATGTTTGAAAAAGAAAAATATGAAATTTCTATTCCTGTCTTCGAAGGCCCTATGGATCTATTAATTTATTTAGTAAATAAAAATAGAATTGATATTCACGATATTCCAATTCATTTAATTACGGAGCAATATCTTGATTATTTACATGATGCGGATGAATTTAATCTTCCTTTAGGAAGTGAATTTTTTGAGATGGCAGCTAATTTGTTGTATATCAAATCAAAAACTTTACTACCTAAAAGGCGGCAAGAGAATGGAGAAAGTGAAGACCCTCGTGAAGAATTAGCAAGATCTTTAGAAGAATTTAAAGTAATGAAAGAGATTAAGGCTCGTATTGACTCTTTGATAGAAGAGCAGAAGCCTTATAGAACAAGAGAACCTTTAGAAATAAAATCAAAGGTGTTTAATGGACAAATTCCTCTTGCTAAATTACATGCTGCATTTTTAGCTTTGCAGGAAGAGATGGAAATTAAAGAAGAAAAAGTATACATAAGAGAAGAATTTACTTTGGACGATGCTGTAAAAAGTTTGAGACAAGTGATAAGAGAATTTCATTGTGTAAGCGTATATTCTTTTTTTAAAAAACAATATACGCGATTGCGATTAGCAGTTTCTTTAGTTGCTTTATTG
It contains:
- a CDS encoding segregation and condensation protein A; this encodes MFEKEKYEISIPVFEGPMDLLIYLVNKNRIDIHDIPIHLITEQYLDYLHDADEFNLPLGSEFFEMAANLLYIKSKTLLPKRRQENGESEDPREELARSLEEFKVMKEIKARIDSLIEEQKPYRTREPLEIKSKVFNGQIPLAKLHAAFLALQEEMEIKEEKVYIREEFTLDDAVKSLRQVIREFHCVSVYSFFKKQYTRLRLAVSLVALLELMRIGEVIIEDNDSELVIKETV
- the rpsD gene encoding 30S ribosomal protein S4, which translates into the protein MATNRNPRFKTSRRFGLNIYGHAKALKRQPAEARQKKQSEYGMQLTEKQKVKAMYNVLERQFYRYYDKARRMSGVVGTNLLVLLETRLDNLVYRAGFARSIRQARQMVNHGLINVDGKKVDIPSYPVKPGQVISLRENHRANEMFKQSFQEIKSFDLPYIEKSFDNWSVTLTRMPLREELPYKDEVNETYIVELYSK